The window CTCAACTCCAACCTTGTCACGAACCTTTCTGACTTCATAGAGGTCAAGGTTAGTTCACTGAAGCATCAAACCAATGGATAATGCAGGCAAATATGCTGTTCATAGGCGTGCAGCAACTGTCTCTTCTTTTGATGGTGTTTTCAGTCATTCTGCCTGATAACTGCAGGTCAATCGAAGTGCTGGTCAGCCTCAACAATGGACAGTCCTACATCTCCAGTCCCATCACCATCTATGCCACGACGTGTGTGAGTAGCAGTCGCATAGCACCAAAAACACAGAGGCTTGAAGGAGATCAGTTGATTTGCCCAATTCATATTAGAGTCAGAAATGAATATCAACTCATGATATGATGCTGTCATGATAGATTGCCAGTAATTACAATTATATCACTACAGTATGAATATAGCCAATTTTGCATTTAGCCTTATATAACCAAAGAGTCAACATTTACCCATCATACCTGCTGTTATAACTGAAGAGGAGCACTTAAAAACAAATGGGAAAATAAGTATCTCTGAGTCAGTGCACATGTGGCTCAGTGGTATCCGTGCCAGTGTAATCACAACATAAGATATAAAAGCACATCTGCAGGTGTATGGTGTAACGTGTTTGGCTGATTAGCGTGTGTTTATTGCAGTCAGATGGGACGTGGGTGCTCTGGTTGCTGCTGGCTCTGTTGCTGTTACTGGCTCTGGTTTTACTCTGGTGGTTCtggcctctctgctgcactgtggtGAGTCTGAAGTATGTGTATGTGCCCGTGGAAGCACGAACCATAATTCAGTGCTATTGTTATTTATGGAAATAGCTTGAGTGTAAGTGTTGCAGGTTGGCCAGGGTTCCTTTAGTAACACTCCTATTGATTTCGTCCATAGACGGTGTTAAGTGTTGTTTAGTACTTAGTCATATTGTTTCTTACAGGTGATCAGAGACCCACCCCCCTCTCGCccgccacctccacctcctgtcaTTGTGAGTAGACCGCAGACTGCTGACAAATATATTTCTCTTACATCACCAGTGGGTTTCCGAAGGGCCAATTTGAGCCTGAAGTCTGGggtttttgggggtttttttgcacTGACTGGAGAGACTATTTTTCAAGGAGCAGAGTAGAGATTTCTGTCAAAACTTCACCCACTTTGAAGATGCATGAAGAAAAGGAAGCAAATCTGAAGAGATCaaaactgcagcaacaaagAACAACTTTATAGTGAGACTAATGTGGATCGGGATTTTTGCATTTAATTCATATGTATGAGGAAAGATGGTCTGCTGAAGTTTGCCTCCAGAACGCATTTTCTGACAGAATGGCTAACTTTCTGAAAAGGTCTATTTAACCTgaaccacttttttttttttccaaaacctAACCAAAGTGCAACTGCAAATaatacttaaaaaaagaaaatgaaaatatgtcaaATGAGTCCAAAAATCAATTAGCCATCACTGACATTTGGTTTCACACTGAACACGAACCCCAATCAAAATGTATCCACCACAGCTTGCTCCAAAGATGAACTTTGTTAGGTCTTAATGCTGCATCATCTGATGTCCTAAAGCCTTTCTTACAAACCTAAATTACGAGCATGTTGCCTCATGAAAAGACACCTCAGTGTAGCACTTTATCTGAAGCAGAATTTAAAGTTGAAAGTCAAAGATCTTTACTTGCAAAGTTAAGTTCAGGAAGTTTTTTGGTCTCACTGAAGAGAGAAAGGCTTTGTTTGTTAAGTTTTTTAGGTGAGATTTCATGTTGTGTTGCTCTTTATATGATGATTTATGAGCCCTTTTTTAGTAAAATGTCCTGCATTTCTGAGGTTGgataattatttaaaaactgGGTCGTGTGTTTTTAGGGagacaagcttttttttttggctaattTGATTTGCAGAACTTCTGGAAAACAGCGTTCTCTGTTTGCAATGTAATGTTACATGTACGAGGTTCTAGTCTGATGAacgtttcattgtttcagccaTATTTTCAGTGTCTATAAGTCTGTTTGGGCTCAGAGCTTCTATATGCCCGACACATTAAATAATTTACTACCTGCAGctgtgtctgattggctgcagctcctGACAATCACACTTCTAAACATGTCTCTCTTTAAACCTTGTGTTATCATTGAAAAAGTTATGTCAGTTTACTTCTCTTGTTTTCAAGGATCCAGAGGAAGCTTCTTCACCCAAACACAGGTGGCCTACGGTGGATGCTTCGTACTATGGAGGCAGAGGCCCTGGAGGAATCAAACGCATGGAGGTAAGCAAAATACAGACACAATAATCATATAAAATATCCACAGTCTATCCACTTTGATGGCCCCCCTACGTATAGATTTTTACATTCATTGAGGTTTTCAACTTCAAAATGCAGCCTTTTACCTTTGGTCTGTAGGTGCGTTGGGGGCAGAAGGGGTCCACAGAGGAAGGCTCACGGCTAGAGAAAGCCAAAGATGCCGTCGTCACTATGCctgaggaagtggaggagcCCATCATACCCCGACCCCCACCACGACCTCCTCCGGTCTACAACCCCCCATCACAGTCCAAATGGTACACTCCCATCAAGGTAAGGCAACAGGCTCATTAATCACCAATCAGTGCTGTCCACTTTGATCAGATGTTTCTCTGTAATGCATTAACCTGACGTGGTTGGACCCTCAGGGGCGTTTTGATGCACTGCTGGCATTACTGAGGAGACAGTACGACAGAGTGGCGATCATGAGACCGACATCTCAGGACAAGGTAAGAAACGCCCCcccaaaaacaattaaaagtcTGCTTgggatgaaagaaaacaattaaGAGTACTTTGATTATCACATCTTCCGGTTAGACTGTCTGCAGCCATCTAGGACAAATTCATTTGATTAGCAAATGGATCCACCCACATGACTGGATTTTGATTAGATAATAACAGAAAATAATCCTGCCCGATTTCGCCCCTCTACGTATCCACTCAACAGACGTGTTGACGTTGACGCTTACTACATCAACTCAGTTGTTATAAGTAACAGTCTAAATACCAACACTCGTTCAGTGCATCATGAGACAGGCTACAGGCCCTCCAGTTATTTAGCATTGTGTGCTTCTTACAATATTGACTGGCCTGATATGGATGATCTGAGCTGAGCTCTTATTAAAGGCAACATTTTAAAcatcaattattattatttgccaTCTCAAGCAGATTTGGCGCAAATTTGAAGGATGCTACAGTTTCTGACTGTGGTCAAGTGTTTAAATATTCTCAATGGCCTTACAGCGTCCAAAAAGTTTAAGGAAAATGCATTTTGGCAGCGGCCTGACGCAGGTTCCTTCTCAGGAGAAGGTGACATTTAGCTTCACGCTGTTTGGCTTGTGTTGTTTTACGtattgtttctttgtcttttgttgtctCCAGGGCCGCTGCATTCATTTCACCAGAGTTCAGAGTCACTGATGTTCAAACATGACGACCAACACTTTTCACTTTATTCCAGTTTTTGGCCAAAGATGTACACTCAAGAGATAAATGTTCAGATTTGTTGTGTcttgtaaataaatgtatttacttatattctggtgttatttttgtattttgaaaaaCGTGACCTGTTATGACTTGTTCTTGTGCATCAgttaaaaccaaaccaaagaacACATGACTCAGttattctgtttatttgaaagaaaaaatataattcTCTTTTCACAAAGACCTTCAGTACAAGTACCCTGACCGGTAACACAAATGatacacaaagaaaaaacaagattgGAAAAGCATACATGTGAAACACTTATAgaatgaaacataaaatgagcttttttaaaacataaaaatagcATCACGTTCACTCACAGGCAGTTTTGAAAGGATCACATCACGCTCACATCATCACagatgagatgaagaggaggatgaggatccTGTTTGTATCTAagctgcacacccacacacacacacacacacacacacaccaatttgTGCTTCACTCACACCCAAAACACTTCTTTGTCACACACGAACTGGTGCTGTATTAACAAGATAGCTTACCAACGCAGAGCCAGCCAACCAGCAACAAGCTCACGGTGAAACTTCAGAGAAAGtacacaaagaaaaaaccttTTTTTAGCCTTCTgatacaaaatacaacataataCTGTATAGAAAGACGCCTTAAAATAGGAGTCACCATATCCTATAATACAATACGCAAGAACCCACTGAAGTGCATTTGATTTAACTTGCATGATTAGCACAATTTTGCATCACCAATACGCAGTCAAAGTGCACACCTCACAATATGTTTAGAACCAAATAGCACGATTGATGAAAACAGTGTCTGTAAAGCGGGTTTGGAAATATGGAGCAGATGCATTGGCTTGCATTATATGTTTAATTAGATAAAAGGCGGCTCGAATGGCTGCGAAATAGCCGGACATTGCTGCTGTGTGCAAACTGAGAGCAGATGGACTGGATGTGGTACAGTTGCTGCCAAATCATGCACTCAACAAGACAACAATGCAGACAACACCACTTCTAAAAGCAGTTGTTAGCCCATTATTTATAATACAAATCAATGATAATCAACTCTTGCTTTCAGAgtggatctctctctctctctctctctctctcctgtttgaCTGAACTCAGCAGAGAGGCAGTGCTAATGTTGTGATGTGACCAATTGGGTTCATTCAGAGACAAAACCAGCCCTTTGTGCTTCCATAGCATGAGGCCGGTGACGCCATGATGGAGGTCCACTGGAGATATAACCAGAATCCATACATGTTCTGCAGTCTGAAATCCTCTAAGTGCCTTTGGGCAGAGCTGATGTTGAAGGTGATGACAGATCGGTAATCCGAGCTCCTCTTAGGACTCATTAGTTTCAAGAATGGTTTCAGTCCATGAATGCTTGCAAGGCAGAGGGTTGTAGTAATAACTTCAGCACTGAGGTGCTTTGGCACTGGATGGATCTCATCAAGGACTGGAACAGTATCTGATTTCTGAATCATTTATGCTCTTTGAGAGCATATTACTCTGTGAGAATATGGGTCCAGCTGCGTTTGTTACCCTGTAGatcagtgtttgtctgagaCCTAACATTTGGCCGAGGGGATGTAAAAATGTGTCCATAGGATAATACTGAGGAACCTGTAAAACACCTCGTTCATTTACAGTGTGTTGAGTGGGGGGATTGTCATTCTCTTAGGTTCGATTCTCTCGATGTAGGAGGGAAGATCTGCAAAACAGAACGTaggtaattaattaattatgttAATTGATTTATTATACATTACTGTTGAGGTGGTTTGATTGTTTCAAGTGTGGACACTCACCTGAGAGACCTACGACTGTCTTTCTCCATGTTGTTCTCAGGTCCTTCACTCTCATATGAGGCcagatgcagctctgcagcgataaaacaagacaaaacctGAGTTGAGTTTGCTCTCGCACTTGCTGGCAAACAGTCAAAAGTGAAAAAGTTGAAAAAGAGAAGCTATATTGTATTGTACTGCATCATTCCTATGTTTTCTCCTAAACAGGCTGGCTGTGTGATTTCTATAGAAAGCGGAGCAGATCGCACACTGACCATCTTCGCTGAAGACAGGCGTGGTGACGAGGTACTGTAGGATGCGGCGGTCTCTGTCAAATGGACAAATCACCTGACGCCAAACCAGGAACTCGCTCACCTGCTTTGCAAGGTCCCACAGTTTCTGTTgagacacagcaacaacagacttTATGACATAAATTTAACAATATGTGTCTGACTGGCTCTCATGGATTGTGGAAATACAAAGGGTCTCCACACTGAAATTCTCTTTTCAGTCAGAAGGGGGAGCGATTACATCACATGTGAAAGCCTTAACTATCAGTGTGTAGTGTTACATAATCTCACAGTAAATTATCAgctctttctgtgtttaaagtttaaaacACAGGCACAGACCTCAGTCTGATTCATTCAGACACTGAAGGCatctttttaaaacaaatatctTTACTTGGACTGACCTCAAAGTTGATGTGACCGTTGGCCAGCCTGGTGGCACAGCCTTCATTCAGGAAGTAGATGTCTTTAATGAGGAGACTGAAGAACGGGATCACAATCTGGAGGAAAGAGGCAACAGTTTatattgacattttacatttgggatatttattgtttttttaatttctaagTGTCCTGTGGGTTCTCTTACCTTCTCCTGGCTGCTGTGTGCAGTCTCAGACCTCTGGGTGGCGCCACGGAGCGCAGTGCGGTAGTTGCTGAAGTTACTTGAGGGATCCATCTGGTGCTGCATGAggtcagacagagcagacattGATCAAACGTGAAGACATGCACGCACATCCCAGCATAAAATCTTCAGTCCGCTGGTGCACGTGAGTACAAGAATGACTGATGTGTGCAGGTTTTCTCACCTCCAGGATTTCAAACTTGTCAGTGTTGACTTTACTCCAGGTTTTCTTCAATCTGGCAACAGGACTCATGTTCATCCCagctgaaagaaagagacagtaTGAGTATTTACAGAGGCAGCGTGAGGAAAATGAGCAGGCTGGACAGCTTCAAGTCTCCACTTATTCAGTTTGAGCTTCCATGAACTGCTTAGCGTTAGCCTAAACTTGAGCTGGCACTCTATTTGTACACCTTATTGAATTTGATTATTGGCTAAAGGACAAAGACATAGTGGTAACTACATTTTAACTGCGTCCCCTGTTTCAAAAACAAGCTGTCACAAATGGTTTCTGAACTCAAGAAGAATGTTAATTACTGATTTAAGTGGAAGCCATTAAAATCATTTCAGAAATATCAAGCGCCTTCAGCAGCATGTGATCTGcgtgagctgctgcaggatttcTACTTTCTTTAATGTGTGCTGACACAGGTTTAAGCACCGTGGTGATTCTGCACTTCACTCCCCAGAAATCACCCATCACTCAAAACAGCATGTGGGCGGTTTTTAATTGTCTGTTGATGAAAAGCCAGTTTTTGTACGTTTTTCTGTCCAACACTCACTGATGATGGCCATGAGGGAGTTGAAGTTGCCAATGTTGAAACACTCCTGAGCCACATCAATGAAGAATTCTATGATCCGAgctctgtgtttcttcttcactgGCTGTAATGAAAGaacacaacaggaagtgaatcaAAGACTCCTTGATCACTGGCCGTGAAATATGAGTACAATGTTCACGTAAATTATTTCTTATAGATACATGTTTTCAGAGCATAATGAGCATGTGTGCAGAAGGCAAATCTTGTTTAAGCTGCAGGAGAAGTTTGAGATTTTGACGTTTTGTCAGATATAAATGGCTGGATAGACTTAAAACTGGAACCTGCCAGTGAACAACAAGAGCTCTGGTGCGTGTAAAACACGTACCATGCAAATCTCTGTGGCCACCAGGTAACTCAGTCTGTTGAACCAGTTGACGTAGGCCTCCAGGTTACTGGTTTTACGCTTCCGGAAGAAACCCTAACAAAAAGGAGGGAGATAACATTATCAACACACATACAAGCCCACAGAGTGAAAAGGATGCTTTTCTTAGTGTTTTTATCAGTCTTTCtcaatcatgtttctgtcagtATGTCATTGTTTTAGTGAACCatccagaaaaaaaatacagtatcaAGGGATTTTGGGTAGAAGGAGTCTTGCCGCTGCCTCAGCGCCAAGATTTGAATCCTACTCAAGCCTTTCTTTCCTCTAAATCTCTAAATATACAAATGTATAACGTATCTGTGTGATAAATGGAAGAAATGACGCTAAGTACCCTTGCTAGCATTTTCTGAAGCTTTCAACTGCACCTCATGGTTTCCTCAGCAGATGAGGTTTGGTCAAGAGTACTGAGGAGTATCAATACACAGCAAATATAAAGCTAACTCGACCCGCTGAGGACGACCAAGAGAAAGCCAGTGAGTAAGTGGATGTTGAGTTCAGGCTGCTTTTTGTTATGATAATCTATGATGATCTTTTTGGGCATTTGGAACACACTGTAATTTGTAAGAGGACAAATTCTGCTCAGCTCAATGAAATTCTGCATCCTAATTTTCTTGAGAGTGTCCAATAATTAAGTGGATGAAAAGATAAATGTGCCactctgtgatttccttttCAAATGGATCTTGACAGCCTTCAACCCACACAACCTGTGGACCTGCACAGTGACGTGTCTGTTGTTATTTTCATCTCATTTACATCTGCTTTCGATTTCCTGTTAGACACTCAGTGATGAACCTGTTTGCCGGGGGCACttttatataaataaacattGTAAAAGCTCTGTATAAATAACCTTGACTTGGCTGTGATGATGTAATCCGGAGATTCATGGCTCTATTAAATGCTTACACAACACCGGCAGCCCACTCCACTCCAAACTTCCCTTCTACACTCCAGGACCCCTTACGCTGACTCAACCGCTCTTTTACACAAAGTGGATCTTATATAAGTGGCGTAGCACCGGTGAGGCAGCGCGGTCACAAACAGCGGCTGAAAGCTTGTTCTAAGCATCACTGATTGAAAACGACCCTTCAGCTGACTCACAGGGCCACTTAGGAGGGAAACAGCCCTTCAGATACACTTAGACGTACGCAGAATGGCCCTTTCATCATGTGTTTGATGCATTTCAAAAGCCAAATCCCCCCCAAAAACGCTGCACAAAATCTCCCAGTCGGATCTTTCATGTGGTTTCTAAAGCAAATTAACTTGAAGTGAAGCAGACCACAAATTGCACTCAAAGCAGATCTAAAATGAAGGCACTTGAAATCAAAATAATAAGGAATGAGTTAAAAATGACTACAATCTGAGGCTTTTCTGTATCATTCCTTTGATGCTGATAATTAAAAACAGGTCATGTTGATGTATTCTTAAGCCGTCTTCACACTGTGCAGCTAGTCGTAGCTGCTAGATCCATCAATCTGCCAATTCAGACTGGAGCTAGTTCATCTAATGTGATCACTGAATCTTGTAGTGGAGAGACTGCTTTAATCATTCACAAATCCTTTTAATGAGTGACATAAAATTCCAGAAGCCAAAAACACGTTATCTGGTTTATGATAATGTTCAGTGACTAACTACCTCACAGGGTTATGGTCTCAATAAAGCGACgagaaatgctgcaagctatgAGACAAAGCTAATACATGGCATTCATTCAAACTCAATTGTACCTTATGGTTCTCCAGAGGATCCTTCATGGCGAATGTCTGGATGAACTCCTCAGGACCGATGAAACTCAGTCTGTCCTGATAGGCAGAGAACAGGGAGAGAAAATCGTCAGGACAGCGATGGCAGTGATACATAAGACGACACGTGGCTGAAAGCCATTTATCTTTCTATAAAATTACAGTGTTCATACACTTTCTATATCATCGCTGCCACACCAAAACAGACCGCACAAAGGTGGTTTATGGcaagacaataaaaccaagAAATAACTATCATAAAACAAaaggtcaaaacacacacagagcacacaacGAATAGAAGGCAACTTAGCAGTTTAACAGTTTCATTAAGAGTGATCTGAAACACTGTTATACACCACCAAATAATAAACTTGCTATATTTAGATGAGTGAAAAAGGCCTGTAAAGCAGCACTCATGAAAAAAAAGGGCTGTTTCATCACTGACACAACAGCAGAGGGTTACACAGGAGAGACTTATGACACATTACTACATAAAAACGAGTCCAAAATCTGGGCGCCTCCTACCAGTTCGACGTGTGTGAGCTGCTGGGCGAGGATGAATGGGTCGTCACACACGCTCATTACGTCGCTTCGCTGGCCCGAGGCTTGTTTGCTCTTCAGGGATGCGGGACGCTCCATCGCCACGGCGTTGAGCGCGGCGACGGCCTCCTCGTACTGGCCGAGGGCAGACAGACGTTTGATCAGCCGCTGGGTCATCTGCTGCATGGCTCGCCATGAGTACTGGAGGCACGACACAAACATGACGCAAATCAACACGCATGACGCAAAAAGAGGAACATGAAACTCTCACTTGACTAAGACCAGAGGAATcccaacacatgcacagactttGGCTCGATAGGATCCCAGACAAGGTCACCCCGTTCAGATTTCCTTCATTAACCAGCTCAAACTACAGACTCACGTACACGTTTGTCCAGACTGCAGCCATAAacaagtctacagccatgctagcagctctgtgaggctgctttgagctaaatactACCACAAGCATGCTAATCTGCTCTCAGTGACAacagctaacatgctgatacTGAACAGGTATAATGTTTTTCAGCATTAGCATGTCgtcatttgctaattagcactaaacacaaaaaagcacaagctgatgggaatgtcacaATTTTTTAGGTATTTGGCCATTTATCAAAGTACaagccgctagcatggctaaaaaatgttaaatgaataTGATGGTTTGAGAGGTTAGCATGGCAGCTAGCTGAGTTGGGCTGACTGAGACTACTTTGTGTTACTTTGCTACCAAATGTAAGCCAGTTCTGACCGCCTTATTTGGTTAGGACGTGGGGGTGCAACCTCGGCCGGATTTGAGCTAAAATCAGCAGCAATTAGCTTTGGGCTAGTTTCGCCACTTATAATCATTCCAGGGGCTCAAGATGTGTTATTCTTCATGAGTCTGAGAGTGGTTTGCTGGATTTAGTGGCCAACAGAAATCACTCTTGCCACATATCGCTCTCCACATTTGCCCACGTGTTCTTTGtttaaaactgttttgaaaTGTAACTACAGAGCAGAACTTACACCAGCCTCGTCGCCACGGGCCACGTGGTGCGTCATGTCCTTGAGGCAACGCATCATCCTCTCGTCTCTGAAGTCGTATGGAAACGTCTCCGTCCACTCGGTCAGCAGCTGCACCAGCTTCGGAGCCACCTCACGGAAACGGATCTAAGAAAACATCACGTCAAGAGTCAAGTAGATGTTCCATAATTCTATAGCAACTGTGGATGTAATCAGTTGAGACAAAACCTAAAGCTCTCAGAGAGCACAAAAGTCACCACTGTGGTCTGTCCTTCtgagaaaatgtgctgctgttatTTGTTCATTTGCTTTATTGTTCCCATTAAATGTGCTCccttcattttaattttgcttatgaaattgtcaataaataTTTTCTCCAAAAAAAGAATGACAGaggtttgtgtgcgtgtgtgtgtgggtgagagagTGTAACAGCGTTAAGGTGGGTGTGAGTTTCTGTGGGTgagtgaaacagagaggaaTAATTAGACCTCATTGGGTATGTACACAAATGTGTgggtctgtgcgtgtgtgtatgtaatcCGCCCACCTTATCCAGCAGGGCGTCTCCAGACCgctgctgctccacacacagGTGACAAACCCTGGTCATGAGCTCGTACGGGTGCAGGAAGAGGCGTGAACTCAGCAGGAAGGTGAACACGTACGACCTCTGATGACGAGGGAAGAAAACAGCTCTCAGAGATACGACAGAGGACGAGAAAGGGTGACACAGGCGGTCTGCTCACAACTACTACCACAACATTTAGAGGAGCTTCCTTACATCAGGGTAGTAGTCGACTGTGGGGACCAGGTGCTGGATCAGCGCCTCGAGGGATGCGGAAACCAAactgttgtcatggtaacacATCTCCCCATAGCTAGCGGTGATGCCGTGTCCGTAAAGTCGGCCTTTCGTTGAGTTGTTACGACACGACTGctcgctgccgctgctgctgctggtgtggcGGTACGCACGTCCAGGGCAGGAAGTGCTGTGCTGCCGCGGGCTGTGG is drawn from Chaetodon trifascialis isolate fChaTrf1 chromosome 20, fChaTrf1.hap1, whole genome shotgun sequence and contains these coding sequences:
- the LOC139348499 gene encoding ras-GEF domain-containing family member 1B-B-like isoform X1, whose amino-acid sequence is MPPTTPYAGKFNSYGNNNSHPQPHSPYRSGTAPKPAKENVYNGAYSSSENPYDIPQPHSSYRSSSVSSAATKEHHYKSSCAVSDNPYCSPPPHSPRQHSTSCPGRAYRHTSSSSGSEQSCRNNSTKGRLYGHGITASYGEMCYHDNSLVSASLEALIQHLVPTVDYYPDRSYVFTFLLSSRLFLHPYELMTRVCHLCVEQQRSGDALLDKIRFREVAPKLVQLLTEWTETFPYDFRDERMMRCLKDMTHHVARGDEAGYSWRAMQQMTQRLIKRLSALGQYEEAVAALNAVAMERPASLKSKQASGQRSDVMSVCDDPFILAQQLTHVELDRLSFIGPEEFIQTFAMKDPLENHKGFFRKRKTSNLEAYVNWFNRLSYLVATEICMPVKKKHRARIIEFFIDVAQECFNIGNFNSLMAIITGMNMSPVARLKKTWSKVNTDKFEILEHQMDPSSNFSNYRTALRGATQRSETAHSSQEKIVIPFFSLLIKDIYFLNEGCATRLANGHINFEKLWDLAKQVSEFLVWRQVICPFDRDRRILQYLVTTPVFSEDELHLASYESEGPENNMEKDSRRSLRSSLLHRENRT
- the LOC139348499 gene encoding ras-GEF domain-containing family member 1B-B-like isoform X2, which translates into the protein MPPTTPYAGKFNSYGNNNSHPQPHSPYRSGTAPKPAKENVYNGAYSSSENPYDIPQPHSSYRSSSVSSAATKEHHYKSSCAVSDNPYCSPPPHSPRQHSTSCPGRAYRHTSSSSGSEQSCRNNSTKGRLYGHGITASYGEMCYHDNSLVSASLEALIQHLVPTVDYYPDRSYVFTFLLSSRLFLHPYELMTRVCHLCVEQQRSGDALLDKIRFREVAPKLVQLLTEWTETFPYDFRDERMMRCLKDMTHHVARGDEYSWRAMQQMTQRLIKRLSALGQYEEAVAALNAVAMERPASLKSKQASGQRSDVMSVCDDPFILAQQLTHVELDRLSFIGPEEFIQTFAMKDPLENHKGFFRKRKTSNLEAYVNWFNRLSYLVATEICMPVKKKHRARIIEFFIDVAQECFNIGNFNSLMAIITGMNMSPVARLKKTWSKVNTDKFEILEHQMDPSSNFSNYRTALRGATQRSETAHSSQEKIVIPFFSLLIKDIYFLNEGCATRLANGHINFEKLWDLAKQVSEFLVWRQVICPFDRDRRILQYLVTTPVFSEDELHLASYESEGPENNMEKDSRRSLRSSLLHRENRT
- the LOC139348499 gene encoding ras-GEF domain-containing family member 1B-B-like isoform X3, translated to MPPTTPYAGKFNSYGNNNSHPQPHSPYRSGTAPKPAKENVYNGAYSSSENPYDIPQPHSSYRSSSVSSAATKEHHYKSSCAVSDNPYCSPPPHSPRQHSTSCPGRAYRHTSSSSGSEQSCRNNSTKGRLYGHGITASYGEMCYHDNSLVSASLEALIQHLVPTVDYYPDRSYVFTFLLSSRLFLHPYELMTRVCHLCVEQQRSGDALLDKIRFREVAPKLVQLLTEWTETFPYDFRDERMMRCLKDMTHHVARGDEYSWRAMQQMTQRLIKRLSALGQYEEAVAALNAVAMERPASLKSKQASGQRSDVMSVCDDPFILAQQLTHVELDRLSFIGPEEFIQTFAMKDPLENHKGFFRKRKTSNLEAYVNWFNRLSYLVATEICMPVKKKHRARIIEFFIDVAQECFNIGNFNSLMAIITGMNMSPVARLKKTWSKVNTDKFEILEHQMDPSSNFSNYRTALRGATQRSETAHSSQEKIVIPFFSLLIKDIYFLNEGCATRLANGHINFEKLWDLAKQVSEFLVWRQVICPFDRDRRILQYLVTTPVFSEDELHLASYESEGPENNMEKDSRRSLR